The sequence CCAACTTGCCCGGCAGGCGGTGGTGCATCTTCCATCGTTCGCCGAGGCGACGGCCATGGAGGCTGGCGAGGCGGTCACCCTTGACGCATTTTGCCCCCCGAGCCGCCGAGGTGATGCCCGCCGCCAGTGCCGCGTCCCCCTCGTCGTGCCTGTCGGATGTCGCCTCTTGGATGGAGAAGATCCCTCTAAAGCGGTGACCGGTGAAACCGAGGATGTGAGCACGGGTGGGGCGCAGGTCTGGATCCCCGAACGCTTTTCGCTGTACAGTCGGGTCGAAGTCTTCATGCGGATCGCGGGCATGAACTTCCAAGGACGGGCGCAAGTCGTCGGGGCCGAGGTGCATCCAAAGGGTGGACGCTACCGACACAGTATCAAATGGGTGGGCCTGAATGCGGAGGCGACAGCTGCCTTGTCGAAGCTCGCAAGCACGAATACTCAGCAAGCCGGGTCGCCGGCGCTTTCTCTCCGGTAGCGAGCGGGTACATTCCAGGTTCTGCCCTGACGCTGTACCTGCGTA comes from Candidatus Methylomirabilota bacterium and encodes:
- a CDS encoding PilZ domain-containing protein gives rise to the protein MKKKKLGQVSRSQCEEICAILREVNGIPHVELRVYRRSHRPGEESLPGTEAIALPVEMLPDFLRMLEQAQDQLARQAVVHLPSFAEATAMEAGEAVTLDAFCPPSRRGDARRQCRVPLVVPVGCRLLDGEDPSKAVTGETEDVSTGGAQVWIPERFSLYSRVEVFMRIAGMNFQGRAQVVGAEVHPKGGRYRHSIKWVGLNAEATAALSKLASTNTQQAGSPALSLR